Within Schumannella luteola, the genomic segment ACTGGCTTCGGCACGATCTCGCTGGGAAACGAGAACGTGAGCGCCGCCGGATCGACCAGCCTCGTGCAGACCAGCTCGGTGCAGATCAAGAACGACACGGTGACCTCGAGCGTCCAGGCGATGCCGCTGAGCGTGCGCTTCTCGTCGAGCGAGACCAGCGGTCTCGCCGCAGCCGCGGTGGTGCGCGCCTGGCCGGTCGCCTCGCTGGCCGCCTGCACGACCGCCACCGCCGTCCCCGCCGGCACCGCTTCGGCGACCTGGGCTGCCGGTGTGACCGTCACCGCATCCGATCTCGACGCCGGGGTCAGCGCTTTCTACTGCATCCGCACCACCGTCGACCGCGCCAGCGCCACGGCCGCGAACGGCGCGCTCAGCTTCACCCCGCGCGCCGCCGCCACGCTGACCGCGGGCAGCGCTTTCACGGTGACCACGACCGCCACCAGCACCGGCAGCACGACGCGCATCTACCCGACTGCCACGTCGATCAGCAACTCCTACTGGCAGAAGGTCGTCGTCAACTCGATGTGCCTCGACGTCTCGAACAGCGGCACCGGCAGCGGCACCGCAGTCATCCCGTGGAGCGACTGCCATGGCGGCACGAACCAGCAGTGGCAGTTCATCCCCGACAGCACCAACCCGGGCTACGTGGAGATCAAGCCGCGCAACGCGACCGCTCTGCGCATCGACAACAACGGCACCCTGACCTCCGGAACGGGCGTCACCGTGACTACCGACGGCTCGGTCGCCGCCGATCGTCAGCTGTGGCAGGTGCAGGTCGTCAACGGCGGCTCGAGCTACCAGATCGTCAGCAAGTACAGCGGCATGTGCCTGACCGCCCCCGGCGGCTCGGGCGGCCAGATGACCCAGGCTCCGTGCGCCGGCGGCGCCACCCAGACCTTCGCGATCACGCAGCTGACGCGCGTGCAGTTCCCGACGCCGACCTGCTCGATCCCCACCGGCCGTCAGTCGCTCGTCTTCGCCTGGAGCGAGGCCGGCACCGGTCCGTACACGATCCAGGGCTGGACCGGCTCGATGTGGTACACCGCCGACAGCTCCAGCAACGCCAACGCGACCCAGCTCACGGTGCCCAACCGCAGCTACCCGAACGGCACCTACGCCTTCCGGATCCTCGACGGCACCGACGTCGTCGTCGCCACCGGCACGGTCGTCGTCAACAACGGCGGATTCAGCAGCTGCACCGCGCAAGCGGCGGTCGCCTCGTGATCGCCGCACGACGACCGGTCCTGGCGACCGTCGTCGCCTCCCTGCTCGCGGCGGCTGCGGCCCTGGGGGGAGTCGCAGCCGCCGTGTCTCCCGCGTACGCGGAGAGCAGCGGCATCGAGCTGAGCACCGACGGAACCTACTTCGCCCGCACCCTCACGACGCCGCTGTTCGACCCGTCGGCGGCGATGATCCCCGGCAGCTCGCAGTCGAACTCGTTCTGGGTGCGCAACGCCTCGGGCGCTCCCGCCTACCTGCGGGTGTCGATCGCGAACGTCCACAGCACCGACGTCGACCTCGCGAACGCGCTGACCGTCTCGGCCAGCACCAGTGGCGACAGCGGCAGCCGCGTCGCGATCTCCGAGGCCGCGCCCTGCGCCGTGCTGACCGAGGGGCAGGTGATCCCGAGCGGCGGCACGCTGCGCGTCTCGGCCGTCGCCGCGCTCGGCGACCTGCAGGGCCAGGCCGGCCAGGGAGGATCGGCGGACTTCCGGATGCTCGTCAACCTGTCGAGCGTCAACCTCGCCGGCGGCGACCGCTACGCCTGCCTCGCCGACAGCGGCGAGGTGCCCGGCTTCTACACCGGCTCCCGCACCACCGCGGGCGGCACCCGCTCGGCCGGCCAGGGCGACCTCGTGGCGACCGGCGGCGCCGACGTCCCCGCCGCGGTGACCCCGAGCGACAGCGTGCCGATCGCCGGCGGATCCAGCTCCGACGACGAGGACCACCTTCTCGCCGCGGCCTGGAACTCGGCCGACCTCGACCAGTGGTGGATCGTCCTCCTCTGGATCGGCGCCGCCCTCCTCGGCGGACTCGCGGTGCTCGGCCGCGACCGACTCCGCCGCACCTCTTCTTCGGCCACCACCACGACCTCGGGAACCCCCGAGAACGGAGCAGCGTCATGAGCGCCATCGCCAGCACCACCGCATCCGCCGGTCTCGGCGACCTGGCCTCGAAGCCGACTCGCGCCGTTGCCGCCAAACCCGAGAAGCGCCGCGGCCCGCTGCACTATGTCGGCGTGACCATCAGCGCCGCCCTGCTGCTGTTCGTGGCGATCGTCGCCCTGCTCGTCGTCGCGATCCCCGCGGCGACCGGGTCGACGCCGTACACGGTGCTGACCTCGTCGATGGAGCCGAAGTACCCCGCCGGCACGCTCGTCGTGATCAAGCCCGTCGCCGCCGAGAACGTGCAGGTCGGCGACGTGATCACCTACCAGCTGCACTCGGGCGAGCCCGAGGTCGTGACGCACCGCGTGATCGCGATCGACAACCCGATCGGCGGCGAGCGCACCTTCACCACGAAGGGCGACAACAATGACATCGCCGACGCCGCGCCCGTGCGCGAGGTGCAGGTGCGCGGTGAGCTCTGGTACGCCGTGCCGCTGATCGGCTGGGTCAACAACGTGATCAACGGCGGCACCCGCGCCGTCATCATCCCGATCGCCGCCGTCGTGCTCTTCGGCTACGCCGGGTGGATGTTCGTGGGCTCGGTGCTCGACCGTCGCCGTCGTCGTCGCGAGGCCCAGGCCGGGCAGGCCTGAGCCGCACCGGCGGCTCGAGCGGAATCGCGCTCCCCGGTCGCCCCCGCGTCGGAGGCACGCAACCGCCTGCCCCTAGGCTGTCGCGGGTGAAGGCCATCCGTCGATTCACCGTCCGCGCCGTCCTCCCCGCTCAGCTCTCCGCTCTCGACGAGCTCGCCGCCAACCTGCGGTGGTCGTGGCACGAGCCCACGCAACGGCTGTTCCGCGACATCGCGCCTCAGCTCTGGGATCGTCAGCACCGCGACAGTCAGGGCCACGACCCCATCGCCCTGCTCGGCGAGGTCGCACCCGAACGGCTCGACGAGCTGGCCTCCGACGGCGAGTTCACCGCCCGCGCCGAGGCGCTGCGCGACGATCTGCGCCGTTACCTGGGCGAGCCGCGCTGGTACCAGTCGCTCGAGGGCGCGACGCCCGACACGATCGCCTACTTCTCGCCCGAGTTCGGCATCGCCGCCGCGCTGCCGCAGTACTCGGGCGGTCTCGGCATCCTCGCCGGCGACCACCTCAAGAGCGCCTCCGACCTCGGCGTGCCGATCGTCG encodes:
- a CDS encoding RICIN domain-containing protein, whose translation is MIRTRLVGALRAHGGRPLKHGIVAGLVVALLAAGTGASYAYWSVSATATSTPTIAKLVVTPTGFGTISLGNENVSAAGSTSLVQTSSVQIKNDTVTSSVQAMPLSVRFSSSETSGLAAAAVVRAWPVASLAACTTATAVPAGTASATWAAGVTVTASDLDAGVSAFYCIRTTVDRASATAANGALSFTPRAAATLTAGSAFTVTTTATSTGSTTRIYPTATSISNSYWQKVVVNSMCLDVSNSGTGSGTAVIPWSDCHGGTNQQWQFIPDSTNPGYVEIKPRNATALRIDNNGTLTSGTGVTVTTDGSVAADRQLWQVQVVNGGSSYQIVSKYSGMCLTAPGGSGGQMTQAPCAGGATQTFAITQLTRVQFPTPTCSIPTGRQSLVFAWSEAGTGPYTIQGWTGSMWYTADSSSNANATQLTVPNRSYPNGTYAFRILDGTDVVVATGTVVVNNGGFSSCTAQAAVAS
- a CDS encoding signal peptidase I, with the protein product MSAIASTTASAGLGDLASKPTRAVAAKPEKRRGPLHYVGVTISAALLLFVAIVALLVVAIPAATGSTPYTVLTSSMEPKYPAGTLVVIKPVAAENVQVGDVITYQLHSGEPEVVTHRVIAIDNPIGGERTFTTKGDNNDIADAAPVREVQVRGELWYAVPLIGWVNNVINGGTRAVIIPIAAVVLFGYAGWMFVGSVLDRRRRRREAQAGQA